The Flaviramulus sp. BrNp1-15 genome has a window encoding:
- a CDS encoding DUF1800 family protein, with product MKKLLSFLFLSLSICMYSQEYSDYLGAGHSNGITVTTSSQQSKTNWNETASGNKTINGSGLDARLLETSRFLAQATFGTDLNYIKTVSENPFEDWIDSQFAMNSQSMGILTQSIYNQAKNIYVANGGNADDYFGPFWPHFQYAWWQSNIGNQDLLRQKVALALSEFLVISWDSALGDYGVGLGSYYDVLKDNAFGNFRELLLEMTLHPMMGGYLSHYNNPRSFPEQNIHPDENFAREVMQLFTIGLYELNQNGTYVLDSNGDRIPTYNNDDIKEFAKVFTGLGPAEVMENEWNVTANFGVGFYFAIKDKSMVMYDDWHQPGEKHLLNGYTVPSGQSGMKDIEDAIDNLFNHQNIAPFVSLRLIQQMVKSNPSPGYIGRVSAAFNNTKGVRGDMKAVIKAILLDEEARSCSWIENPTQGKLIEPMVRYFNVARQIDLNNQNNLNWNVGYNFFNATRQLPLAAPHVFNFYLPDYVPSSEFDAANLLGPEFQIHNSASSLAYVNEVDYWTYPQWYSILNTWDLGLENTPLDFEALKYYAKDSEVLVNQLDKLFTRGQLSNETKQIIIDAVDPINGTNTNVDYMHNRVKMALYLILISPDYVILK from the coding sequence ATGAAAAAACTACTGTCTTTTCTTTTTTTAAGCCTTTCTATATGCATGTATTCACAAGAGTATTCAGATTATTTGGGTGCAGGACATAGTAATGGTATTACAGTAACGACCAGTAGTCAACAAAGTAAAACTAATTGGAATGAAACAGCTTCAGGAAACAAGACTATTAACGGCAGTGGTTTAGATGCACGTTTACTAGAAACTTCTCGATTTCTAGCTCAGGCAACTTTTGGTACTGATCTAAATTATATAAAAACTGTTTCCGAAAACCCTTTTGAAGATTGGATTGATAGTCAATTTGCTATGAATTCACAATCAATGGGAATACTTACGCAAAGTATTTACAATCAAGCAAAAAACATTTATGTTGCTAATGGTGGAAACGCTGATGATTATTTTGGTCCGTTTTGGCCACATTTTCAATATGCTTGGTGGCAATCTAATATTGGTAATCAGGATTTACTTCGCCAGAAAGTTGCTCTTGCTTTAAGTGAATTTTTGGTAATATCATGGGATTCTGCATTAGGTGATTATGGTGTTGGCTTAGGTAGTTATTATGATGTTTTAAAAGATAATGCCTTTGGTAATTTTAGAGAGCTTTTATTAGAAATGACTTTACACCCTATGATGGGTGGTTATTTGAGTCACTATAACAACCCTAGAAGTTTCCCAGAGCAGAATATTCATCCAGATGAAAATTTTGCAAGAGAAGTTATGCAATTGTTTACCATTGGTTTATATGAATTAAATCAAAATGGAACCTATGTTTTAGATAGTAATGGTGATAGAATTCCAACTTATAACAATGATGATATTAAAGAGTTTGCAAAGGTTTTTACTGGTCTAGGACCAGCTGAAGTAATGGAAAACGAATGGAATGTTACTGCGAACTTTGGAGTAGGTTTCTATTTCGCAATTAAAGACAAATCTATGGTAATGTATGACGATTGGCATCAACCGGGTGAAAAACATTTATTAAACGGTTATACTGTCCCTAGTGGTCAATCTGGAATGAAAGATATTGAAGATGCCATTGATAATTTATTCAATCATCAAAATATTGCTCCTTTTGTGTCTTTACGATTAATACAACAAATGGTTAAATCTAATCCTTCTCCAGGTTATATAGGAAGAGTTAGTGCAGCTTTCAATAATACAAAAGGTGTTAGAGGCGATATGAAAGCAGTTATAAAAGCCATTTTATTAGATGAAGAAGCCAGAAGCTGTAGCTGGATTGAAAACCCAACTCAAGGCAAATTAATTGAGCCTATGGTGCGCTATTTTAATGTAGCACGACAAATAGATTTAAACAATCAAAACAATTTAAACTGGAATGTAGGCTATAACTTTTTTAATGCAACAAGGCAGTTACCTTTAGCAGCTCCTCATGTTTTTAATTTTTATCTTCCAGATTATGTACCTAGTTCAGAATTTGATGCCGCTAACCTCTTAGGTCCAGAATTTCAAATACATAATTCTGCCAGTAGTCTTGCCTATGTAAATGAGGTAGATTATTGGACGTACCCACAGTGGTATTCTATTTTAAATACCTGGGATTTAGGATTAGAAAACACGCCATTAGATTTTGAAGCTCTAAAATATTACGCAAAAGATAGCGAGGTTTTAGTAAATCAGTTAGACAAATTATTTACTCGTGGGCAACTTTCAAATGAAACAAAACAAATTATTATTGATGCTGTAGACCCAATAAATGGTACGAATACAAATGTAGATTATATGCATAATCGTGTTAAAATGGCACTTTATTTAATATTGATAAGTCCAGATTATGTGATACTAAAATAA
- a CDS encoding GNAT family N-acetyltransferase, which translates to MIEIQSANNKPDYLLIEQLADTIWREHYPTIISIEQIDYMLAKFNSAKAIESQINEGSQFYYMVFNRVPAGYLAIKNEDDFLFLSKLYVKKEFRGKKIGKAALQFIDEEAKRYNLKSIQLKVNKYNTKSILAYEKLGFKKVKAMITDIGKGFIMDDYLLEKIL; encoded by the coding sequence ATGATAGAAATACAATCGGCAAATAACAAACCTGATTATTTACTAATTGAACAATTAGCAGATACCATTTGGCGCGAACATTACCCTACTATAATTAGCATAGAGCAAATAGATTATATGCTCGCTAAATTCAATTCTGCAAAAGCTATAGAATCTCAAATTAATGAAGGTTCACAGTTTTATTATATGGTTTTTAATAGAGTTCCTGCTGGATATTTAGCGATTAAGAATGAAGATGATTTTTTGTTTTTGAGCAAATTGTATGTTAAAAAGGAGTTTAGAGGCAAAAAAATAGGTAAAGCTGCCTTACAATTTATTGATGAAGAAGCTAAACGATATAATTTAAAAAGTATTCAACTTAAGGTTAATAAGTACAATACTAAGTCTATTTTAGCTTACGAAAAGTTAGGTTTTAAAAAAGTAAAAGCTATGATTACCGATATTGGTAAAGGCTTTATTATGGATGATTATTTGTTGGAGAAAATTTTATAA
- a CDS encoding DUF4268 domain-containing protein, with protein sequence MFSKEESRLLRQEFWTSFGKSFPRKWILYDTKLKGLSFKFYFDNKTALVALDLEDDLENRIKYWEKLLALKSILLDEFLPDAIFEEEYFLDNEKEISRVYLPLQQKVSIHNKNSWRDVMEFFNEKMSLFEAFFEEYKDIIEG encoded by the coding sequence ATGTTTAGTAAAGAAGAATCACGATTATTAAGACAAGAATTCTGGACAAGTTTCGGGAAATCATTTCCACGGAAATGGATTTTGTATGACACCAAATTAAAAGGCTTAAGTTTTAAATTTTATTTTGATAATAAAACAGCTTTGGTAGCTTTAGACCTTGAAGATGATCTTGAAAACCGTATTAAATACTGGGAAAAACTACTTGCTTTAAAGTCAATTCTTCTTGATGAATTTCTGCCTGATGCAATTTTTGAAGAAGAATATTTTTTAGATAATGAAAAGGAAATCTCCAGAGTCTATCTGCCTTTACAGCAAAAGGTATCTATTCATAATAAAAACTCCTGGCGTGATGTAATGGAATTTTTTAACGAAAAAATGAGCTTGTTTGAAGCTTTTTTTGAGGAGTATAAAGATATTATTGAGGGGTAA
- a CDS encoding ZIP family metal transporter, giving the protein MNKFIFPILAVILGVVLAFLTKKQKSWNTKLLLSFSGAFLLALTLFELLPEVYEHLDTKLTGLFIMCGIMLQIVLELFSKGAEHGHVHIHKEEKAFPWLLFISLCIHSFLEGFPIHDHNDMVYGVLVHKIPIATLITLFLFQSSFSKFKIGIFLVVFAAMTPLGTYISNTSTVIADYAHVINAIVIGIFFHISTTILFESGEGHKFNMSKFIAIILGVGIAYLI; this is encoded by the coding sequence ATGAATAAATTTATTTTTCCCATACTTGCAGTTATTTTAGGTGTTGTTTTAGCCTTTTTAACCAAAAAACAAAAGTCCTGGAACACCAAGCTCCTACTCTCTTTTAGTGGTGCTTTTTTATTAGCTCTAACCCTTTTTGAACTCTTACCAGAAGTTTATGAGCATTTAGATACCAAACTTACTGGGTTATTCATAATGTGTGGTATTATGCTGCAAATTGTTTTAGAACTTTTTTCTAAAGGTGCAGAACATGGGCATGTACACATCCATAAAGAGGAAAAGGCTTTTCCTTGGCTATTGTTTATTAGTTTATGTATTCATAGCTTTTTAGAAGGTTTTCCAATACATGATCATAACGATATGGTTTACGGGGTTTTAGTACATAAAATACCTATTGCGACTTTAATTACTTTGTTTTTGTTTCAGTCTAGTTTTAGCAAATTTAAAATTGGTATTTTTTTAGTCGTTTTTGCTGCTATGACGCCTCTAGGGACTTATATTTCTAATACTTCAACAGTTATTGCAGACTATGCACATGTAATTAATGCTATAGTAATTGGTATATTTTTTCATATTTCTACCACCATTTTATTTGAAAGCGGCGAAGGCCATAAATTTAATATGTCAAAATTTATTGCTATTATTTTAGGTGTTGGGATTGCTTATTTGATTTAA
- a CDS encoding bifunctional 2-polyprenyl-6-hydroxyphenol methylase/3-demethylubiquinol 3-O-methyltransferase UbiG encodes MTKNTTKWFTSWFDTPFYHTLYKDRNSKEAQAFMDTLTSYLNIPEGGTILDLACGKGRHARYLNKIGYDVTGADLSENSIAFAKQFENHRLHFEVHDMCKPFHKQFDAVFNLFTSFGYFEDDDDNLKTIKAIKADLNASGFGVIDFMNSEYVIANLVPEEVKTVDDIEFHLKRYVEDGYIIKDITFTADGEDYHFQERVRAFTLSDFEMLFEQADVYLLDVFGDYKLNPFKSKTSERLVMIFK; translated from the coding sequence ATGACTAAAAACACTACTAAATGGTTTACCTCGTGGTTTGATACGCCATTTTACCATACTTTATATAAGGACCGAAACTCTAAGGAGGCGCAAGCTTTTATGGATACGCTTACTAGTTATTTAAATATTCCTGAAGGTGGTACTATTTTAGATTTAGCTTGTGGAAAAGGGAGACATGCACGCTACCTTAACAAAATTGGATATGATGTTACGGGTGCCGATTTGAGTGAAAACAGCATTGCTTTTGCAAAACAATTTGAAAACCACCGTTTGCATTTTGAGGTGCATGATATGTGTAAACCTTTCCATAAACAATTTGATGCCGTATTTAACTTATTTACCAGTTTTGGATATTTTGAAGATGATGATGACAACTTAAAAACCATTAAAGCAATTAAAGCAGATTTAAATGCCAGTGGTTTTGGAGTGATTGATTTTATGAATAGTGAATATGTTATTGCTAATTTAGTGCCTGAGGAGGTTAAAACGGTTGATGATATTGAATTCCATTTAAAACGTTACGTAGAAGATGGATATATTATAAAAGATATTACTTTTACTGCTGATGGTGAGGATTATCATTTTCAAGAACGTGTACGTGCGTTTACTTTAAGTGATTTTGAAATGCTTTTTGAGCAGGCAGATGTATATTTATTGGATGTTTTTGGCGATTATAAATTAAATCCGTTTAAGTCTAAAACATCTGAACGTTTAGTTATGATTTTTAAGTAA
- a CDS encoding class I SAM-dependent RNA methyltransferase has protein sequence MEENFNMVAKTLFGFEDLLEKELTQLGAQHVKKGTRNVSFVGDKGFMYKCNLALRTAIKILKPIHSFSVSSEKDLYDKIYKMDWDKYLKPTGTLAVDATIHSDLFSHSLYIAQKTKDAIVDKFRDTTGQRPNVDLKFPDLKINVHIDRRQCTISLDSSGDSLHKRGYKTATNIAPINEVLAAGLIMLSGWDGQTDFMDPMCGSGTMLIEAAMIACNIPPNLMRKEFAFERWQDWDVELFEKIEESLLGKTRDFHHKIIGYDKAPSAVAKAKENVKNAQLEDFIEVKHEDFFKTQKGGDAKLHMVFNPPYGERLNIDMEEFYKNIGDTLKQNYQGTDAWFITSNLDALKHVGLRPSRKIQLYNAKLESRLVKYVLYEGSKKGKYMK, from the coding sequence ATGGAAGAAAATTTTAATATGGTAGCCAAAACCCTTTTTGGCTTTGAAGATTTGTTAGAAAAAGAACTCACCCAATTAGGTGCGCAACACGTTAAAAAAGGAACGCGTAACGTATCATTTGTGGGCGATAAAGGGTTTATGTATAAATGTAATTTAGCATTGCGTACAGCCATTAAAATTTTAAAACCCATCCATTCGTTTTCGGTAAGCAGCGAAAAGGATTTATACGATAAAATCTATAAAATGGACTGGGATAAGTATCTAAAACCAACAGGTACACTGGCGGTTGATGCTACTATTCATTCCGATTTGTTTTCTCACTCACTTTACATTGCTCAAAAAACAAAAGATGCTATTGTAGATAAGTTTAGAGATACTACAGGGCAACGTCCAAACGTAGATTTAAAATTTCCAGACTTAAAAATAAATGTACATATAGATAGACGCCAATGTACCATTTCGTTAGACTCATCTGGCGATTCGCTGCATAAACGTGGTTATAAAACAGCAACCAATATTGCGCCTATAAATGAGGTTTTGGCAGCTGGTTTAATAATGCTTTCTGGTTGGGACGGACAAACCGATTTTATGGATCCTATGTGTGGCTCTGGTACCATGCTTATTGAGGCAGCTATGATAGCCTGTAACATACCACCAAACCTTATGCGTAAAGAGTTTGCTTTTGAGCGCTGGCAAGATTGGGATGTTGAGTTATTCGAAAAAATTGAAGAATCGTTGTTGGGTAAAACTCGCGATTTTCATCATAAAATAATTGGTTACGATAAAGCACCAAGTGCGGTTGCTAAAGCCAAAGAAAATGTAAAAAATGCCCAGTTAGAAGATTTTATTGAGGTTAAGCATGAAGACTTTTTTAAAACCCAAAAAGGTGGTGATGCAAAGTTACATATGGTATTTAACCCACCATATGGTGAGCGTTTAAATATTGATATGGAGGAGTTTTACAAAAATATTGGCGATACTCTTAAACAAAATTACCAAGGTACCGATGCTTGGTTTATTACTTCAAACCTAGATGCGCTTAAGCATGTTGGTTTACGACCTTCCAGAAAAATACAATTATATAATGCCAAACTAGAATCGCGCTTGGTTAAGTATGTATTGTACGAAGGCAGTAAAAAAGGGAAGTATATGAAGTAG
- a CDS encoding phosphatidylserine decarboxylase, whose translation MKNFKTSNEGIVYLLNLATTDDWTLIEQSLNIAKNNARLSLDQVLFESLYWPTDRYSYINYLNAFVKWIPQQSGEAAWRKPNTLHSQEVYDRLCHYYYLVDQQTSSGTLAQNIPWFSEFLVDYANYWGDFLNTPESFNETILNSFIKFSPQYRIQDSMVNGKPNAPWNSFNDFFARELNPGLRPITSPDDNSIVTMPADCTFRKKYAINQSSYIDEIVIKQTHRVANINELLKGSQFANSFANGTFVHYFLGPYSYHRFHVPVSGVVKECFPVQGLTFLEVNISKGQFDAPDNAENGYQFLQARGIITIDTTGSTEGDMGIVAIIPIGMCQVSSVHMTAIPGSTVSKGDEFGFFKFGGSDIILLFQEGKSPFINECSNYRHYGNSISTCPPVYPT comes from the coding sequence ATGAAGAATTTTAAAACATCAAATGAAGGTATTGTTTATTTACTAAATTTAGCCACTACTGATGATTGGACTCTAATAGAACAATCATTAAATATTGCTAAAAATAATGCTAGACTATCACTAGATCAAGTTTTATTTGAATCCTTATATTGGCCAACAGATCGATATTCTTATATCAATTATTTGAATGCCTTTGTAAAATGGATTCCGCAACAAAGTGGTGAAGCAGCTTGGAGAAAGCCAAATACATTACATAGCCAAGAAGTATATGATAGATTGTGTCATTACTATTATTTGGTAGATCAACAAACATCTAGTGGTACATTAGCACAAAACATACCTTGGTTTAGTGAATTTCTTGTAGATTACGCAAACTATTGGGGTGATTTTTTAAATACTCCTGAGTCATTTAATGAAACTATTTTAAATTCATTTATAAAATTTTCACCACAGTATAGAATTCAAGATTCCATGGTTAATGGAAAACCTAATGCTCCTTGGAACAGTTTTAATGATTTTTTTGCACGTGAGTTAAATCCAGGACTGCGTCCTATTACATCTCCTGATGATAATAGTATTGTAACGATGCCAGCAGATTGTACGTTCAGAAAAAAATATGCAATTAACCAAAGTTCATATATTGATGAAATTGTTATTAAACAAACACATAGAGTAGCTAATATTAATGAATTACTAAAGGGTAGTCAATTTGCTAATAGTTTTGCCAACGGTACTTTTGTGCACTATTTTTTAGGTCCATATTCATACCATCGTTTTCATGTTCCTGTATCTGGAGTTGTTAAAGAATGTTTTCCTGTTCAAGGATTAACTTTTTTAGAGGTAAATATTTCTAAAGGGCAGTTTGATGCGCCTGATAATGCTGAAAATGGATATCAGTTTTTGCAGGCTAGAGGAATTATTACTATTGATACGACAGGTTCGACAGAAGGAGATATGGGAATTGTCGCTATAATTCCAATAGGAATGTGTCAAGTATCATCTGTACACATGACAGCTATACCCGGAAGTACTGTTTCGAAAGGGGATGAATTTGGTTTTTTTAAGTTTGGTGGGTCTGATATTATTTTACTTTTTCAAGAAGGAAAATCTCCTTTTATTAATGAATGTAGTAATTATCGTCACTATGGAAACTCTATAAGCACTTGTCCGCCTGTATATCCAACCTAG
- a CDS encoding DUF1080 domain-containing protein: MKTTKTKLNLALFLLITLFNSCKKPTEQKNTTTELNWEHLIDNKLTHWDTYLSFKHKLGYDGTAPKNENGDLIAPIGLNDTTYQVFKVIKDGEDLNLKISGEYYGALISKKEYENYHLQLKYKWGDKKWEPRKNLLKDSGILYHSIGPMGAEYWRSWMLSQEFQIMEGHTGDYWSQATSAIDIRAYIPEYIVNPMANETQDFIPFGEGSIYENYCLRSNNYENPHDEWNTLDLYCFEDKSLHMVNDEVVMILKNLRYLNNNGEFEPLTKGKIQIQSEAAEVYYKDIKIRAIDSLEQKLNSYF; this comes from the coding sequence ATGAAAACAACCAAAACCAAATTAAACCTTGCACTCTTTTTATTAATTACTCTTTTTAATTCTTGTAAAAAGCCTACAGAACAAAAAAACACCACAACAGAACTTAATTGGGAACACTTAATAGACAATAAGCTTACACATTGGGATACTTACCTAAGTTTTAAACACAAATTAGGTTATGATGGTACGGCTCCAAAAAATGAAAATGGAGACTTAATTGCGCCTATTGGCTTAAATGACACAACTTACCAAGTGTTTAAGGTTATAAAAGATGGTGAAGACTTAAACCTTAAAATTAGTGGCGAATATTATGGCGCTTTAATATCAAAAAAAGAATATGAGAATTACCATTTACAACTAAAATATAAGTGGGGAGATAAAAAATGGGAACCTAGAAAAAACTTGCTTAAAGACTCTGGAATTCTATACCATTCCATTGGCCCAATGGGTGCAGAATACTGGAGATCGTGGATGCTATCGCAAGAATTTCAAATCATGGAAGGTCATACAGGCGATTATTGGAGTCAAGCAACTTCTGCAATCGATATTCGCGCTTACATACCAGAATACATAGTTAATCCCATGGCAAACGAAACACAAGATTTTATACCGTTTGGTGAAGGAAGTATTTATGAAAACTATTGCTTACGAAGTAATAATTATGAAAACCCACACGATGAGTGGAATACATTAGATTTATACTGCTTTGAAGATAAAAGCTTGCATATGGTAAATGACGAAGTGGTTATGATATTAAAAAATTTAAGATACCTAAATAACAATGGGGAATTTGAGCCTTTAACCAAAGGTAAAATACAAATACAAAGCGAAGCTGCAGAAGTATATTATAAAGACATTAAAATAAGAGCCATAGATTCCTTAGAGCAAAAATTAAATTCTTATTTCTGA
- a CDS encoding ComEC/Rec2 family competence protein, producing the protein MPTIKYLKTNTSKVYTSSKGTKVLLEALWGDRIELVNNNKVNGRYKVNVRWAKNVYIKADDLGDNPLLELYFIDVGQGDGVLIVTPERKHLLIDGGYKRSKQPHGKSAADFVDWKFKKEYKQDTIELDAMICSHCDADHYGGLWDLLNPNEHEQQELDTSKTNVKNFYHAGISWWKSAEKSRFLGDETGGVMHDLLTGKTSIKNGLKQNADLKLQGEWADFLKTIIASDADVKRLAHNPDKGFKYLEGFEEDKDTAIKILGPIENTLNGKPVLKDLGSYSKNTNGNSVLLRVDYGRSRILLTGDLNKKSQRHIIDSLAGNLIELAADVVKSCHHGSDDCSYEFLQYVNAAATVISSGDDETHAHPRPNIVAASGVTGFKKIVNDEMVTPLIYSTEISRSLRMGDPYEVNSKNYQTPDGKIDVVLDNEAKTNIRYKHTASGALNPTDKVKTMSRLKVVDGIVYGLVNVRTDGEKILCATLNEGKSKWEIKTFTSRF; encoded by the coding sequence ATGCCAACCATTAAATACCTTAAAACAAACACTTCAAAAGTTTACACAAGCAGTAAAGGCACAAAAGTGCTTTTAGAAGCCTTATGGGGCGATAGAATAGAGTTAGTTAATAACAATAAAGTTAACGGACGCTATAAAGTTAATGTCCGTTGGGCAAAAAATGTATATATAAAAGCCGATGATTTAGGCGACAACCCGTTGCTAGAACTCTATTTTATAGATGTTGGTCAAGGCGATGGTGTGTTAATAGTAACACCAGAGCGCAAACACCTGTTAATTGATGGTGGTTATAAACGCTCAAAGCAACCTCACGGTAAAAGTGCTGCCGACTTTGTAGATTGGAAATTTAAAAAAGAATACAAGCAAGACACCATAGAGCTTGATGCTATGATTTGCTCCCATTGTGATGCCGACCATTATGGCGGTTTATGGGATTTACTAAATCCAAACGAGCACGAGCAACAAGAGCTAGACACCAGTAAAACCAATGTAAAAAACTTTTATCACGCAGGTATTTCGTGGTGGAAAAGCGCAGAGAAATCACGATTTTTAGGTGATGAAACAGGTGGTGTAATGCACGATTTACTTACCGGAAAAACCTCCATTAAAAACGGACTCAAACAAAATGCCGATTTAAAACTTCAAGGTGAATGGGCAGACTTTTTAAAAACTATTATAGCCAGTGATGCCGATGTAAAAAGGCTGGCACACAACCCAGACAAAGGGTTTAAGTATTTAGAAGGTTTTGAGGAAGACAAAGACACTGCTATTAAAATATTGGGGCCTATTGAAAACACCCTAAACGGAAAACCTGTTTTAAAAGATTTGGGCTCCTACAGTAAAAACACCAACGGAAACTCCGTGTTACTGCGTGTAGATTATGGCAGAAGTCGCATACTATTAACCGGCGACTTAAACAAAAAAAGTCAGCGACATATTATAGATTCTTTAGCCGGCAATTTAATAGAATTAGCTGCAGATGTTGTAAAATCGTGCCACCACGGTAGCGATGATTGTTCTTACGAGTTTTTACAATATGTAAATGCAGCTGCCACTGTAATTTCTTCAGGAGATGATGAAACCCACGCGCATCCTCGCCCAAATATAGTTGCAGCCTCAGGTGTTACAGGCTTTAAAAAAATTGTAAATGATGAAATGGTAACGCCACTAATTTACAGTACCGAAATTTCCAGAAGCTTACGCATGGGCGACCCTTACGAAGTAAACTCTAAAAACTACCAAACACCCGATGGCAAAATAGATGTGGTTTTAGATAACGAAGCCAAAACCAATATACGCTACAAACACACGGCTTCTGGTGCATTAAACCCAACCGATAAGGTAAAAACCATGAGCCGTTTAAAAGTGGTTGATGGTATTGTGTATGGTTTGGTAAATGTACGTACCGATGGCGAAAAAATACTTTGTGCCACCCTAAACGAAGGTAAAAGCAAATGGGAAATTAAAACGTTTACCTCGAGGTTTTAA
- a CDS encoding sterol desaturase family protein: protein MEKYLDAFINAFMGTVNWTWKSIIFEVPWYTNYFWGLTVISLIVWGLEIAFPWRKEQSIFRKDFWLDAFYMFFNFFIFSIVISGVYKILGLLFADINITAKSLALMDISSWPMWAQLLVFFIILDFVQWFTHVLLHKYAFLWKFHKVHHSVKEMGFAAHLRYHWMENILYKPLKTFGVMILGGFEPDQAYIVHFIAITIGHLNHSNIKITWGPLKYIFNNPVMHLYHHAYVLPKGTYGVNYGISLSLWDYIFKTNYIPEDSGKVEIGFRGDDKFPKDFIHQNLYGFKKGQK from the coding sequence ATGGAAAAATATTTAGATGCATTTATAAATGCTTTCATGGGAACGGTAAATTGGACATGGAAATCAATAATTTTTGAAGTGCCTTGGTACACCAATTACTTTTGGGGACTTACTGTAATTTCGCTTATTGTTTGGGGCTTAGAAATCGCATTTCCTTGGAGAAAAGAACAATCTATTTTTAGAAAAGACTTTTGGCTAGATGCCTTTTATATGTTCTTTAACTTTTTCATCTTCTCAATAGTTATAAGTGGCGTTTATAAAATTTTAGGATTACTCTTTGCAGATATTAATATTACTGCAAAAAGTTTAGCACTTATGGATATTTCGAGTTGGCCAATGTGGGCGCAATTGTTAGTATTCTTTATTATTTTAGATTTTGTACAGTGGTTTACACACGTATTATTACATAAATATGCATTTTTATGGAAGTTCCATAAAGTACACCACAGTGTAAAAGAAATGGGGTTTGCTGCACATTTACGTTACCACTGGATGGAAAACATATTATACAAGCCATTAAAAACATTTGGTGTTATGATTTTAGGTGGTTTCGAACCAGATCAAGCTTATATAGTTCACTTTATAGCGATTACAATTGGTCATCTTAACCATTCTAATATTAAGATTACTTGGGGGCCACTTAAATACATTTTCAACAACCCTGTAATGCATTTATACCATCATGCTTATGTATTACCAAAAGGTACTTATGGTGTAAACTACGGGATTAGTTTAAGCCTTTGGGATTATATTTTTAAAACAAACTATATTCCAGAAGATAGCGGTAAAGTTGAGATTGGATTTAGAGGCGATGATAAATTCCCTAAAGATTTTATTCACCAAAACCTCTACGGATTTAAAAAAGGGCAAAAATAG
- a CDS encoding monoheme cytochrome C has protein sequence MSKEEVFRKQVKKVYRLLVLLFSLFVITGGLLVYYTVNPGFFSFKTESNTIASVPIEVDEDRIENGIHVRTGLIDAEGLMTVVNNCTNCHSSKLVIQNRMTAERWNATIKWMQETQNLWDLGKNQEVIVNYLVANYPVIDVGRRATLTNIDWYELKD, from the coding sequence ATGTCTAAAGAAGAAGTTTTTAGGAAACAAGTAAAAAAAGTGTACCGTTTATTGGTACTGCTATTCAGTCTGTTTGTAATAACAGGAGGTTTACTGGTTTATTATACTGTTAATCCTGGATTTTTCTCATTTAAAACAGAATCAAACACTATTGCCAGTGTCCCTATTGAAGTTGATGAAGATAGAATAGAAAACGGTATTCATGTTAGAACAGGACTTATAGATGCAGAAGGCTTAATGACGGTGGTTAATAATTGCACCAACTGCCATTCATCAAAATTGGTGATTCAAAACAGAATGACTGCAGAACGCTGGAACGCAACAATAAAATGGATGCAGGAAACACAAAACCTTTGGGATTTAGGCAAAAACCAAGAGGTAATAGTAAATTACTTAGTTGCCAACTACCCGGTAATAGATGTGGGTAGACGCGCAACTTTAACAAATATAGATTGGTATGAACTAAAGGACTAG